From a region of the Pogona vitticeps strain Pit_001003342236 chromosome 7, PviZW2.1, whole genome shotgun sequence genome:
- the SLC25A42 gene encoding mitochondrial coenzyme A transporter SLC25A42 — MIRHWKVTSVSDRKMQKPDFTDTHCRSICAGLEPLPRGYRGVLLCQNVHERKTRSFQNLVSGAVAGAVAKTAVAPLDRTKIIFQVSSNRFSAKEAYRLIYRTYLTSGFLSLWRGNSATMVRVIPYAAIQFCAHEEYKQLLGTYYGYQGRALTPLPRFIAGSLAGTTAAMVTYPLDLVRARMAVTPKEMYSNIVHVFIRISREEGLKTLYQGFVPTILGVIPYAGLSFFTYETLKKLHAEQSGRSQPYPVERLVFGACAGLVGQSASYPLDVVRRRMQTAGVMGFTYGSIIHTMRDIIHTEGLVRGLYKGLSMNWVKGPIAVGISFMTFDLMTILFRKWERGVDVER, encoded by the exons ATGATCCGGCACTGGAAGGTCACGTCGGTCTCAGACAGAAAGATGCAGAAGCCCGATTTCACGGACACCCATTGCCGGAG catctgtgcgGGCTTGGAACCACTCCCCCGCGGATATAGGGGGGTCCTGCTGTGTCAG AACGTCCACGAGAGGAAGACACGCTCCTTCCAGAACTTGGTGTCCGGGGCAGTGGCCGGCGCCGTGGCCAAAACAGCGGTGGCCCCGTTGGACAGGACAAAAATCATCTTCCAAG tgtcaTCGAACCGGTTTTCTGCCAAG GAGGCTTACCGCCTGATCTACCGCACCTACCTGACCAGCGGCTTCCTCAGCCTCTGGCGAGGCAACTCGGCTACCATGGTGCGGGTGATCCCTTACGCCGCCATTCAGTTCTGCGCTCACGAGGAGTACAAGCAGCTGCTGGGGACCTATTACGGTTACCAGGGGAG GGCCCTCACCCCGTTGCCGAGGTTCATCGCCGGTTCACTCGCCGGCACCACGGCCGCCATGGTGACATACCCGTTGGACTTGGTCCGCGCCCGGATGGCGGTGACCCCAAAAGAGAT GTACAGCAACATTGTTCACGTTTTTATCCGGATATCCCGCGAGGAGGGGCTGAAGACTCTCTACCAGGGATTCGTCCCCACGATCCTCGGGGTGATTCCCTACGCCGGCTTGAGTTTCTTCACCTACGAGACCTTGAAGAAGTTGCACGCAG AGCAGAGCGGGAGGTCCCAGCCGTACCCCGTAGAGCGCCTCGTTTTCGGAGCGTGCGCCGGCTTGGTCGGGCAGTCGGCCTCCTACCCGCTGGACGTGGTCCGCCGACGGATGCAGACGGCCGGGGTGATGGGCTTCACCTATGGGTCCATCATCCACACCATGCGGGACATCATCCACACGGAAGGACTGGTTCGGGGCCTTTACAAAGGGCTCAGCATGAACTGGGTGAAGGGCCCCATCGCGGTGGGAATCAGCTTTATGACGTTCGACCTCATGACGATCCTCTTCCGGAAGTGGGAGCGCGGGGTAGATGTGGAGAGGTAG
- the TMEM161A gene encoding transmembrane protein 161A, giving the protein MAVMGVQLVASLFVASIMQKMAPHWSFSRWLLCNGSLYRYKHPSEEELLALAGKQKPKGKRDRRINGVTDEKPPSVPRDIDLRLESCPITAVDALVLCYFLEYQWYVDFGVYSTLVYLFTEAYYCLVDPQEEANIGILWCLLTVIFSVKIFSMVMRHYFRSTEGGERSVCLAFSFFFLLVAMLVLVIPEKYLELGLHAGLANVHENLELFLKEQGWEWMIPVSKLTIRLVLVGLCSFIGGCLTFPGLRLAQTHLDALKMTADRPMVQLLLHASFLAPVIVVFMWIKPISRDLLLKAPMGKETVQIMSDATYNSVRLWTVVLLCLLRLAVTRYHLQAYLNLAERWVERMKREAGRIAVLEIQRKITRIYCYVTVISLQYLAPILLTFHSTLLLKTLGEYSWGLYPEPALTSPAFDAAPAPQLSDEAGKDDVRAAVEQITGMLSALRALFTPLFHRGLLSFFTWWVSACQVVAALFGLYFHQHLATS; this is encoded by the exons ATG GCAGTAATGGGGGTCCAGCTCGTGGCCTCCCTCTTCGTGGCCAGCATCATGCAGAAGATGGCCCCCCATTGGTCCTTCTCCCGGTGGCTGCTGTGCAATGGAAG CCTCTACCGCTACAAGCACCCGTCCGAAGAGGAGCTGTTGGCCCTTGCGGGCAAGCAGAAGCCGAAGGGCAAAAGGGACCG GCGGATCAACGGGGTGACGGACGAGAAGCCTCCCTCCGTTCCCAGGGACATCGACCTGCGGCTGGAGAGCTGCCCCATCACGGCTGTGGACGCCCTCG TGCTGTGCTATTTCCTGGAATACCAGTGGTACGTGGATTTCGGCGTCTACTCCACCCTTGTCTACCTCTTCACCGAAGCCTACTACTGCCTGGTGGACCCCCAGGAGGAAGCCAACATCGGAATCCTTTGGTGCCTCCTGACGGTCATCTTCTCGGT CAAAATCTTTTCCATGGTGATGCGCCACTACTTCCGCTCCACGGAGGGGGGCGAGCGCTCGGTCTGCCtggccttctccttcttcttcctcctggtGGCCATGCTGGTGCTCGTCATCCCCGAAAAATACCTCGAGCTGGGCCTTCACGCAG GGCTGGCCAACGTCCATGAGAACTTGGAGCTGTTCTTAAAGGAACAAGGATGGGAATGGAT GATCCCTGTGAGTAAGCTGACCATCAGACTGGTGCTTGTAGGCCTCTGCTCGTTTATTGGGGGCTGTTTGACCTTCCCTGGACTACGGCTGGCTCAGACCCATTTGGATGCCCTCAAGATGACTGCCGATCGACCGATGGTCCA GCTGCTGCTCCACGCTAGCTTCCTTGCGCCTGTGATTGTGGTGTTCATGTGGATCAAGCCCATTTCTCGGGATCTCTTGCTGAAAGCCCCCATGGGCAAGGAGACGGTCCAGAT CATGTCCGACGCGACGTACAATTCTGTGCGCCTCTGGACCGTTGTGCTGTTGTGCCTCTTGCGCCTGGCGGTCACCCGCTACCACCTCCAGGCTTACTTGAACCTGGCAGAGCGGTGGGTAGAACGGATGAAGCGGGAGGCCGGCCGGATCGCGGTCCTCGAGATACAGCGGAAG aTCACCCGGATTTACTGCTACGTAACTGTGATCAGCCTGCAGTACCTGGCCCCGATCCTGCTCACCTTCCATTCTACACTCCTTCTCAAAACTCTTG gcgaATACTCTTGGGGTCTGTATCCGGAGCCTGCCTTGACCTCCCCAGCCTTCGACGCTGCTCCTGCCCCCCAGCTCTCCGACGAGGCCGGAAAGGACGACGTCCGAGCTGCCGTGGAACAGATCACAGGGATGCTGAGCGCTCTGCGCGCCCTCTTCACACCTCTTTTCCACCGGGGCCTTCTGTCGTTCTTCACCTGGTGGGTGTCTGCCTGCCAAGTGGTGGCGGCTCTGTTTGGCCTCTATTTCCACCAGCACCTGGCCACGTCCTAA